Part of the Oryzias melastigma strain HK-1 linkage group LG11, ASM292280v2, whole genome shotgun sequence genome, gaaaaagaaatacaataaaaagataaaacacttTTGTAGAAACAGTTAAATCGATGCACAAGTCAGTAACAAGAAAGAGCTGGAATTTTATTTCTCACATATCCAGTTTTTGTAGGTTGCATGGAACTGTTCTTTCCATTTCCCTTCAGTACTTAAGAACACAGCATTGTAGTTGTTTGGATCTTTTGGAAATGTCTCATCCCAGAACCTGTAATAAAACATTCTGTTTACTTCTGGTCAAAATTCTGTTCATAATACGATCTAAATTATAATGTTACAAAcgctttttgtattttatttgaaaggatTTCTCATATTTACAATCAGGTTCAGTTATAAAGAATGATTTCTGTAAACAAAGTCTTACGTTTCTGTCAGTGGTGATCCATCCACCCATTTCCATTcggatttgtttttctgtgatgaCCACAGAGCATTCAGACCAATCCAGGATTCTTTATTTGGATTCAATTTAGAAACGAATTCCtagtaaacaaaagaatgatgTTCTGTCTTAATACATATTAGCTTGTTTACTGTTCTGCTTCAGGGCTAACAGTCCATTTCTAATGAATCACTCTTGAACTGATTTGTGGTTGAACAACTAAGGTCTAGAACAAGTGATTTTACTGCTGCATCTCAACATGGATTTGAAATGCTGGTGAAgaactatggagagaaattagactcacttggatttgtgcgtgcataattcttgatttgtgcgtaaattaggatttgtgcgtgtgtatNNNNNNNNNNNNNNNNNNNNNNNNNNNNNNNNNNNNNNNNNNNNNNNNNNNNNNNNNNNNNNNNNNNNNNNNNNNNNNNNNNNNNNNNNNNNNNNNNNNNNNNNNNNNNNNNNNNNNNNNNNNNNNNNNNNNNNNNNNNNNNNNNNNNNNNNNNNNNNNNNNNNNNNNNNNNNNNNNNNNNNNNNNNNNNNNNNNNNNNNNNNNNNNNNNNNNNNNNNNNNNNNNNNNNNNNNNTGGAATCCATCAGCATCCAGACAACAGCAGCACACATACAGGTGGAGAATACAAGACACAAGAAGCTGGAAGTAACTTGTGTGAACACACTCACCTGTTCCTCTCTGCTGTTGATGACCAGCAGATACGATCCTTTATCCTGACAGAAACTCCTGCTCTCATACCAAGTTCTCTCCTCAGTGGATTTAAAGTAGCAGCTGCATCCAAATCTGATCCAAGTTTTAGGACACCGTTTACCTTCAAGAGTGTTatacaaaaaaactgcatggtttaatttgtgttttctacTGAAACTTAATTCCTactttaaaacgtaaaaaatagtaaaattaaacATGATCAAAGTAATCTGATACATTTCATTCCTTTTCTATCTTTTCTCACCTTCAATCTCAGTTTTCAGCTGGTTACTTTCATCCAAAAGAGTTTTGTTGATGACTGAAAGATGGTAGAAGTCCAATTATCATAAATTTGCTCTTAAATGAACAATCCTCAACAGATACAAAGCAATGTTCACTTTTGAGAGGGTGATCTTGTTGCACATTTGAAGAAGTTTAGGAAAGTGTGATTCTCGTTCTGTCTGTGCACATGTTAAGATGTCCTCTGGTAAAACACTCAGTCtcaagttttgttttcctgGGGAGTAGGACCTATTTCCAGACAAACATccataatattaataataataataataatctttactaatatagcacctttcacaataaaaatcacAATCACACAGAatagaaaatcagaaaataagaaCAGAACCCGAAGTTCTCCAAGCCAAATCTTTAACTGGTGACCCTAACAGTTAAGACTTCTCCATATAAGCTTTATTTAAGCTCCCCAACTGGTGTCTAGgtcacaaaatcaataaaaatcaataaaaagtttgaaattcaTCTTTACGCACTGTGATTTTTGAATAGGCACACAAGGACAGCTATGGGGTCCTTCAACCGTTAAAGAGCGGTGTGCTCATATCTACATGGTTAGGACGTAAAGTTATCAAGTGATTGAGTGAACAATGGTGCTGTCTAAACTTCAAAAGGGGAACTCTAAATATCGCGTCTTCCAAGCTGAGGCCAAAGCTAAACGCTTTCAttttaccagcagtgagttcatctggtgttttctCTCTTctaaatttatacatttttgtgaatatttttaacCTGGCCTAAACaggaaaatagtgttttctcTTGATTGAAGCCTTTGCTTGAAGTTTTCCTGGATAATTATGCAAATGAGACATGAGAACCAGTAACGAGAGAAGACTGAAGTCACAAACGTTAACTATTACTGTTCCTCTGAAAACAAActcttttatgtaaaaacaaccaACCAGTGTTTAAGCACGTTTGTCAGAAACGTTACAGTGAATGCATCAGTTGAGACAGAAATTAATCTGAgcggtgaaagaaaaaaaaaaaaaaaaaaacattaactagGTTCCAGTCAATAATATTACCAGTCATGGGGATCGTGAAAGACTTTAAACCAATCAGAAGGAATAACTCCAGGTCATAAATTCTGCACAGGTATAGGATTCAGACTTATATCAATGCATTTTGCAACTTGTCAATAGTATATTAGATTTAAAGATCTACTCtgatgaaatttgtgtttttggtgtttttaacacatcatatataaagaaaatgaagcttaaaacagcatttctgagcaaatagaaaaaaaatgccttctAGGAGTGACATAGAAACTACTGAGGCAGACCACAAGCTAGCTGCTCCATTCCAATCTAATGTATCCACTTATacacgactagatccatgtatgtctcaGAATAagcattcttgctctggtgtctctttttaacatgttcttgctatctaaacctttttattccattatatattttctttaccgcaagttattcaagttacgAAAACTATGAAACAAAGAGGACTAAATGTTACTTCCTGTAGAGGAAGACATTCTGGTGAAATCATGTCATTTGTCATGACAGATGTGTGAAAACATCATCATTGTCTATTCTCTAATTTCCTGTCTAAAACAGGCCATATAAGGTCGAACTTAACAGGTTAagataaaagaaggaaaacaaaataaccCAAAGACATTCTGGAAATAGTTTGTTCAACAGACATTTTGTTCACAGATTATTTTACCTGAAAGTTCAGTCTGCAGCTGAttgtaactgttttttgttttgttgttttccaaaGACAAAAGAAGATCTGTAACacagaaacactttaaaaggaatcagaagaaaaaaagtgactttatttCACTACTATTCCTAAACACTATTGTGACTGTAAGAATAGAATTAttgtttgggtttgttttttactctcTCCAACTTCTAAAATAATGGCAAACTTGACAAAAACAACGaatttacaaaacacaaaatttagAATTACTTAAATACTGAGTGTTAGATGTAATGAGTTATAATGTAAATCCTTACGCCGTGTCATGAGTCCAGCCAGAAtcagaaaatagaaaactcCCAGAAACAACTTGAGAACTCTGAAACAGTTTCTTCTCTTGACTTGAAGATTCTTCAGCTTCTGTTTTTCTACAAAAGCAGATTAAGTTAATTTCTATAACTTCTTTGGGACAGTTTTTGAGAACATTAATGTCTCTAGAGAGGTATAAAAAAGTTAAGGTTCTGGAGCTCTTTATTTCACAATTATGGTTATTTACAATCGACAATTACAAATATAgctgttttataaaataaacaaacaccagAGGGAATAACAGTTTTTCTTCTCACCAGTTTGTTGTAATCCATGATCAGAGATCTGATCTTCATCTTCTAAAATCTCCACCTCACTTTGTTCTCTTCCATCATGATGAAGATTTCTGTTAAATTTCACTCTCAAATCTTCAGTTTCTGTCGACATCTTTAGAGATCAAACTAACTGATCAGACTTCACTGACTGTTTCCTGATGAAAGCAGTCAGCTCTGAACTGCAAACATTCAGGAAGTAGCAGCAGAACAAACTACACTCACGTCATTCACTCTTTCAGACACTGACGATGTTACAAAACTGGACGAAATCAAAGAGGCCATacaatgaaaaatcaacttttgagcttttaagaaTATGAAGGACAtgtaggacccttggtgggggggtgcttggacatcacagccagcaaacagtcgatgtcctttcagtgcccctcccgccaattttaaccacaccatagacatgtagggccgctggtgggagggtgacggggcatctctgcgagcaatcaggagatcaagaagatggcaacagagggaaacaacatcataaaacatccaggtctaaatagtaaactagaatgggcggggcctgtctgcACACACTCTCTGTAGTTACAACACACCTGTTGGCCGAGATAGTCTCCACGAGATAGTCATTAAAATAACATCATTTTCTTCCATTGATTGTAGATTAATTTATTCTGAGTCTCTTTTCATCATCAGAGCATTAAAGAGTGAATGACGTGAGTGTAGTTTGTTCTGCTGCTACTTCCTGAATGTTTGCAGTTCAGAGCTGACTGCTTTCATCAGGAAACAGTCGGTGAAGTCTGATCAGTTAGTTTGATCTCTAAAGATGTCGACAGaaactgaagctgcagcagatttgagAGTGAAATTTAACAGAAatcttcatccagatggaagaGAACAATGTGAGGTGAAGATGATCGATGATGAAGAGCAGATCTATGAAAATGGATTACAACAAACTGGTGAGAAGAAAAACTTCACACTAAATGGGttacatcatttatttatttatttgatattttattttgttttagcaaagtAATAACAATTAGAGATgtagtttataaataaaaatgtcattttcacaaatgtaattttaggaaatttacctttaatatttttttaaaagaaacattattgCATCACTGTTTAAtgcagacattaaaaaaactgtttcaaacgaattgagaaaaaaaacgtaatctgtttgttttttttttttagaaaaacagaagcagaagaatCTTCAAGCCAAGAGAAGAAATAAATTCAGAGTTGTCAAGTTGCTTCTGGgagttttgtattttctgattctgGCTGGACGCATAGCATGCTGtaaggatttcatttttacctctttatgcttaaaacttacaatttatttgctattttttcattaaCACTCAATTACATATGtattgtggtttatttttttttgttgtttttgtaaagtcCGTTTTATTTGAgatacaaaaggaaaaaaaactaatagtAACGCTCCTCCTACCATGACTGCAATGTCTATCAACAGTCaggaaacaacttttttatctTGATTCATATCAAAGTAATTCTGTTTCAGATCTCAGTGTGTCTATGGAAAACAGCAGtatgaaaaatactttgaatCAGTTGCAGACTGAACTTTCAGGTAAGAGTGATCtaagaatgtatttttaaatttgtttttacctcttttatttaaacataacaGTTGATAATGATCAAATAAAGGaaatatgatttaatggaaattgtgtaatttcaaaactgtgttttgcgcaaatatttaatggaaacgcagcatATGATACATCTTCATCACTCATTATAATTTAAAACCTTTGAtccaaaagaaacacaattgtGTCTTTACATCTTTCTATGTgataagaaaagcaaaaacatcttttactgatttaataacaataaaatgtatgttttcaaGTCATGAGAGCCAACAACACGAATCTTCAAGAAGAAACAAAGGAGctgaaaaatgaaactgaaggTAAGAAAAGATTGaataacaaaagaaacacaattaaGCAGCAAGAAAATTATGTATGAATCGGTTCGTAGTCCAGTTTTAGTGTTAAAactaggggtgtcaaattattgcattaatcacaattaattaattaaagaaaacatagCAGTTTCTTTCAATTGCAATTTACTAATTTTCCATCCATACCTATTGTCATGTTCTCAAATTCAAAAACGAAAGTCAAACAGGTTACTATGGAGGACTAAATGGgacaaaattaaatatacatgtatgccattaaattattaaataaatgtgtcaatatttatgtaaaattggcACTGAacacataaaattaaaacacttttttttaaatgtaggtggcatcaaaatattaaaatatcaattaaaaagctaatttacagattttttgacACAATTATTTCATGACCAGTGTgggaataaaaaatgtgtatactATTAAATAATAGAATAAGTGTGTCATTAATTGTTTGAAActtgtattaaataaataaaaaaaacactggaaacgaGTCACAAAAAATTGAACTatatgttactaaaatattaaaatagcatttaaaaTGCCTATCCGCAGCACCACCGCCTGCTTCCTCATGGAGCTTTGAGGCTTGTACGGCCCGTTTATatctcaaaatgtgaatttccaacaaattcaaattcattACAATTATTAGCTTAATAacgatttttattaaaatatattaattgcATTATTTAATTAGCCTAAGGCTACCGATTAATTATTCgctctaaaaacaataaataattacatgatagcacaacttaaaatgtttcatgGTACGATGttgcatatacatatatatatatatataataaaaaatcaaatgttgtatatttgtattgtgtaaatgttttctaatgAGTTCAAATATTCTCTTTTGATAGTCAGACTATGAACATGAACCGACTTTATCACTTATGATAATATAAAACTTTTGATCCAAAGGAAACACAATTGTGTCTTTACATCTTCCTAAGTgataagaaaagcaaaaacatcttgaactgatttaataacaataaaatgtatgttttcaaGTCACGAGGGCCAACAACACGAATCTTCAGGAAGAAACAAAGGAGCTGAAAAAGGAAATTGAAGGTAAGAAAAGATTGAATAACTAAAGAAAGAATATTAAGCAGCTATGAATGGAGTCTACTTTcatgttacatttttactactacagtttgttgtgtttttgtattaaaaatgtacaataaaaaaatgatgtatgaatgtaaaaaaagtgaTAGCTGGACTTAAAGGAAGAATATCACTTTGCCCAAAAGTCTAGTTTGGTGATAAAACTGGGGGGGTGAAATTATTGCAATAAacgcaattaattaattaatcaattatcTCATCAAtcaattttatgtcatttttaatctaTACCTATTGTCCTGTtctaaaattcaaaaacaaaggTCCAACAGTTTACTATGCAggactaaacaaaacaaattgaaataaatctatACACCatcaaattattaaataaatgtatcattaattatttaaaaatgacgtGACTATGAGACGCCTTTATCACTTATGATAATATAAGACCTTTGATCCAAAGGAACCACAATTGTGTCTTCAACTCTGCCTATGTGAtgagaaaagcaaaaaccttttgtactgttttaaaaactaaaaattgatGTTGTCTTTCAGTCATGAGAGTCAACAACAGACGTCTGCAGGATGAAGTGAAGAGGatgaataaacaaattaatGGTGAGGAACGAAACTGAAGGAACGAAAACATCAGTTGCAAGAAAGTAACTATGTttagttgttatttttaactagatttgcaattcctttGAAGAAATTGGGTCTGATTGCTAAAAGCAATTAATATTATTAGCGTTTAATAAACTGTTGCTTTTATGAACCAAAAACATCTAGCTTTATTACAGATGAGTAAGTTTCACAAGTAAGTTTAACATATAGATTATCAAAAAAATGAGTTATGTGCTAGATTATTTCTGGCACATCTTTGCACAGCCAACACCAGGTATCGCCAAATGGTGGTCCGCGGTCTGGATCTGGACCGGCAAAATTTTGTCTCCAGACTGGTGAGCTGGTATCCCTggctgagggaaaaaaacaattgggCTCAGCaagaaaaaactattaaataaagaaatcagcGGGCAGACATGCATAAGTTATTATGACAGTTGTCATCATATACGACACATCCACTCATGATGCAGTTCGGACCATGCAAGCAGCAGGTTATGGGAGGAGCAAAACGCAACCATTGAttttgaatacataaaaaatatctgaGTGTCCGGGTTATTACGAGTTTATGTTAAAACTAAGGgtgtaaccattgactgtaaaaaataatggacttctcgagccatgaggtcccccattggaaatgtattacctccactcctcgtgaaagtaggccaccgctttcaccgtcacttccttaTCGTCCTTTTGctaacgtctgcaacccatcttcagcgattggtccgagtctctgtgagtcatggaatctattGGAAGTGCTGTCAcaaatctggagtgagtttattgtgagttccCTCCTCTTTTAACGCCTGTACCACGATACCGCGGGATGTAAAAAGCTTCCACTTTAATCACGCCAAGTCATTGTTTAACCCTGTTCAGCCCTCTTGATTGGTAGGACTTGTTCATATCAGCCACTTGAGTTGTTGTCCAGTGATACATTCCATGCAGAGGCTTGTCCTCCCATCAGGCTCTGTGCTCCAGCAGATGTGTCCTGGTTTTTCTTTGGGCATGGTCAGCTTTCTATCTTGTCATAATTCTGCAATAAGTCAGGTTTAAGTGTTTGAAGGCAATGAAGATGAAAAGAGCAAATACCTCTTTGGTGATTTTTTGAGTGGCAGCTTTAAAGACTAAATCTAATACTTGCTTTGtcaatatttgacattttcactGGACTAAGCTCattaaacactttttctaaCACTTATCTGTTCTTCTAACTGCAGTCAGTTGCTCATTGTTATTCCTTAACCCTGGTAATCTTTGGTaactgttgcattttttttttctctcctaaGGCTATATCTTTTCTCCCCTTTGATTGATCTTCCAGATATGCTTCCTCTATGATTGTCTGGGTGCCAGTTGGTCTGGTTGCCTGAAAACACAGAGGGTGAGGATGTCACTGACCGCGGCGCTGTCTCCGCAGTCCAACTGCCGCCCAACATCTTGAAAACAATGGTGA contains:
- the LOC112162508 gene encoding CD209 antigen-like protein E is translated as MSTETEDLRVKFNRNLHHDGREQSEVEILEDEDQISDHGLQQTEKQKLKNLQVKRRNCFRVLKLFLGVFYFLILAGLMTRHLLLSLENNKTKNSYNQLQTELSVINKTLLDESNQLKTEIEGKRCPKTWIRFGCSCYFKSTEERTWYESRSFCQDKGSYLLVINSREEQEFVSKLNPNKESWIGLNALWSSQKNKSEWKWVDGSPLTETFWDETFPKDPNNYNAVFLSTEGKWKEQFHATYKNWICEK